Genomic window (Polaribacter batillariae):
GCTATTTTTTTAATCACTCCATCACGAATTAAAATGTCTTTTGTTTGTTGATGAAATGGGCTAGAAGCATCTATAATTTTAGCCGATTTTAGAAGCGTAATCATGGTTTATAGAATTTTAATATCAAAATTTCTAATAACAAAGATACAATTGCCAAGGCTAAAAACCATTTCCAAAGCCATTGAACTTCATTTTTTTTATTCAAAGCATTAAAAGTTGCTGGTATAGAAGAAGTTATTTCTATGTTTTTATTGTTTTTAGCAAGTGTATTTAAGTCTAAATATTTTAAAGAACTTTCTTCTTTTGGGTAATTAAACGCAATGTTTTGTAAAGTGTCTTTTTCTTTTAAAATAGAGTAAATTCCGGCTTCTAAAGGCTGTTCTTTGGTAGTTATTACCACACTATTTTGAAATGTTTGTTGTAGTGGAATAAAGGATTTTCGACTGTTTGCAATCGTTAGAATTTCATCTTTACCCAACTGTGTTTCTATGCCTATTTTATTTTCGGTAGCTACTCTGTAAGACAATCGCGGAAATTGAAAACTTAATTGTCCGAAATTGTAAAAAACAGGCACAATTAGTGGCGAATTTACAAAGTTGCTATTGGTTTTGGCCAAAGAACTAGAAACGTAGTAAATATTATTTTTTAATTCGCTAATAAATGCGGTGTTGTTTTCGAACGAAATAATTGTACTGCTGTTTTTTGAAAAAATAGGGTAGAGGCTATTTACAGACGGATATTGGAAATTATTTACCTTTTTAGAAAATACGTTTTTAAATAAAGGATGATTGTAATTGATAGAAGTTATTTTTAAAGTATCGATGATTTTATTTTGTAATTTGCCAATTTGCAATTTGTTAAAAAATGAATTGTAAGAATTTACTTCTAATTTTTCATTCGGAATAATTACTAGGCTTCCTCCATTTTTAGAAAAATCTAAAAGACTTTGTGCTAAAATTTCTGGAATATTTTCTAGACTGTTTAAGATAATTAATTGTTGTTTTGAAATGGCATTGTAGTTTACATTTTGAAGAGTCGCGTTCGTAAAATTAAACGCATCTTTAGTATAAATTTTTGATAAAAAATGGGACTCTTTTCCAATCGCCAAAACACTTG
Coding sequences:
- a CDS encoding BatA domain-containing protein, which gives rise to MQFKNPEVLYFFALLIIPILVHLFQLQKFVKVPFTNVAFLQKLQQQTRKSSRIKKWLILATRLLLFSAILLAFSQPYFSDKNIDKKQHTFIYLDNSLSTNTKGEKGNLLKISAQEIIESANEKDVYSLQTNSNFYKDISKNELKNLLLKIENTSKKLDLSTIFLKINQLNKNKTNTLYKNILISDFQNTYKNKFTNVTPAFSAVKLESSQKNNLSIDSVFISNANTTNFTVNAIIKNQGEEKSNTPISIFNNENLVSKQSFNIDKDSEKTIQFTIQNKDTFLGKIQLTFSDTFPFDNTYFFSINKRKKASVLAIGKESHFLSKIYTKDAFNFTNATLQNVNYNAISKQQLIILNSLENIPEILAQSLLDFSKNGGSLVIIPNEKLEVNSYNSFFNKLQIGKLQNKIIDTLKITSINYNHPLFKNVFSKKVNNFQYPSVNSLYPIFSKNSSTIISFENNTAFISELKNNIYYVSSSLAKTNSNFVNSPLIVPVFYNFGQLSFQFPRLSYRVATENKIGIETQLGKDEILTIANSRKSFIPLQQTFQNSVVITTKEQPLEAGIYSILKEKDTLQNIAFNYPKEESSLKYLDLNTLAKNNKNIEITSSIPATFNALNKKNEVQWLWKWFLALAIVSLLLEILILKFYKP